In Rickettsiella endosymbiont of Aleochara curtula, one genomic interval encodes:
- a CDS encoding LysR substrate-binding domain-containing protein, producing the protein MNLKDLKYLLALAEYRHFGKAAKACSVSQPTLSIQLKKLEQALGVQLFERGQKKVLITAPGLRIVEQAKHVLSAMNELERLAKLAKDPFSAELRLGLIPSLGPYLLPHILPVIKQQLPKLALYLYEDKTEDLLTQLNQGNLDAVILALPVQHKGMTMQTLFKEPFFLVMPSSHALQNTKELHLKDLNHDNLLLLEEGHCLRDQALEVCHKKSNLKEKTNYRATSLETLRNMVASGAGITLLPLLALEEHPLIVNKSFSAPAPERKIGILWRKDSALEPCCKKLATLIENTLPGVLADLEQKLKNS; encoded by the coding sequence ATGAATCTGAAAGATCTTAAATATTTATTAGCTTTAGCCGAATATCGTCATTTTGGAAAGGCAGCTAAAGCGTGTTCGGTGAGTCAACCGACTTTAAGTATACAATTAAAAAAACTAGAGCAAGCATTAGGGGTGCAATTGTTTGAGCGCGGACAAAAAAAAGTTCTAATTACGGCGCCAGGTCTGCGTATTGTTGAGCAGGCAAAACATGTATTGAGCGCGATGAATGAACTCGAGAGATTGGCAAAATTAGCTAAAGATCCATTCTCCGCTGAATTACGTTTAGGGCTGATTCCTAGTTTAGGCCCTTATTTACTTCCGCATATTTTACCTGTCATCAAGCAACAATTACCGAAACTTGCGTTATATTTATATGAGGATAAAACCGAGGATCTTTTAACGCAATTGAATCAGGGAAACTTAGATGCCGTCATATTAGCATTACCGGTTCAGCATAAAGGCATGACTATGCAAACTTTATTTAAAGAACCTTTTTTTCTGGTTATGCCTAGCTCGCATGCATTACAGAATACTAAAGAATTGCATTTAAAGGATTTAAACCACGATAATCTGCTTTTATTGGAAGAAGGGCATTGCCTCAGAGACCAAGCATTAGAGGTTTGTCATAAAAAAAGTAATCTTAAAGAAAAGACGAATTACCGAGCTACGAGTTTAGAAACTTTGCGAAATATGGTGGCAAGTGGTGCGGGAATTACTTTGCTGCCTTTATTAGCTTTAGAAGAGCATCCTTTGATAGTCAATAAATCTTTTTCTGCTCCAGCACCAGAACGAAAAATTGGGATTTTATGGCGTAAAGATAGTGCTTTAGAGCCTTGTTGCAAAAAATTAGCAACACTCATTGAAAATACGCTTCCTGGGGTACTAGCTGATTTAGAACAAAAACTTAAAAATAGCTAA
- a CDS encoding disulfide bond formation protein B: MQPSKVANIIKALNAIDALGLAFLLLVAFILQLRYHELPCPLCLLQRIGVLAIAFGFLLNVQFKIRPAHYTLSLLSAILTASICVRQIFLHVIPGDPGYGLPLFGLHLYTWLFLLCVGVIIYISIIFSVFPQYEYNEPSKTKGMQLLAHIAFALVFLLSILNGISTYLECGIKACPENPVKYEIQLVASHSNHT, encoded by the coding sequence ATGCAGCCCTCTAAAGTAGCCAACATTATTAAAGCCCTCAACGCTATAGATGCTTTGGGCTTAGCTTTTTTATTGTTAGTCGCCTTCATCTTACAATTACGCTATCACGAGTTACCTTGCCCCTTATGTTTGCTGCAACGGATTGGCGTCTTAGCCATAGCATTTGGATTTTTACTAAATGTGCAATTTAAGATCCGTCCGGCCCACTATACTTTATCGCTTTTATCGGCAATATTGACGGCATCTATTTGTGTTCGACAAATCTTTCTTCATGTAATCCCAGGTGATCCAGGTTATGGCCTGCCTTTATTTGGCTTACACCTCTATACCTGGCTGTTTCTCTTATGTGTGGGTGTTATTATTTATATCTCTATTATTTTTAGTGTCTTTCCACAGTATGAGTATAATGAGCCATCCAAAACCAAAGGAATGCAATTATTAGCCCATATTGCTTTTGCTTTAGTTTTCCTTTTATCCATTCTCAATGGAATTTCTACTTATTTAGAATGCGGAATAAAAGCTTGTCCAGAAAATCCAGTCAAATACGAGATTCAATTAGTTGCGTCTCACTCTAACCATACTTAA
- a CDS encoding DUF5993 family protein → MLALFFFYSLCVLLAWCKQRRLAIGLFIVFLFLTTFVFIHHISNQLSLQF, encoded by the coding sequence ATGTTAGCACTATTCTTTTTCTATAGTCTTTGTGTGCTCTTGGCCTGGTGCAAGCAGCGCAGGCTTGCTATAGGTTTATTTATCGTCTTTTTGTTTTTAACAACGTTTGTGTTTATTCATCATATAAGCAATCAGTTATCGCTACAATTTTAG
- a CDS encoding L-threonylcarbamoyladenylate synthase, whose amino-acid sequence MINANELAKAIKLLKEGKLIVFPTETVYALAGDAGNLLAIQQIFALKKRPANQPLSVLLAKEHPLDRWARDIPPVAEKLAQHFWPGPLTLILHKEKSVLTALTSGQDKIGLRVPDHPIAQAILNAFGSGLAAPSANRSAHLSPTQIEHVRQEFDSKLELVIDGGPCAIGIESTIIDVTFDVPRILRLGAISLEQLKSVIPYEIETALSHRLSKKPLLRQVFKQELECLIDNYLNQHKTLTVLGLSPAKKKYKKLTWICMPTDASLYAQVLYKYLHEAEHQSSDEILVESVPKLKAWTGIQSILDKHSA is encoded by the coding sequence ATGATTAATGCAAATGAACTAGCTAAGGCTATCAAGCTTTTAAAAGAAGGAAAACTGATAGTCTTTCCTACGGAAACGGTTTATGCCTTGGCAGGTGACGCAGGAAACTTATTGGCCATCCAGCAAATTTTTGCGCTGAAAAAACGTCCCGCTAATCAACCGTTAAGCGTTTTATTAGCAAAAGAACATCCACTGGATAGATGGGCTCGCGATATTCCTCCAGTGGCTGAAAAATTAGCTCAGCATTTTTGGCCAGGCCCTTTGACGCTCATTTTACATAAAGAAAAATCTGTTTTGACCGCATTAACGAGTGGACAAGATAAAATAGGTTTGCGAGTTCCCGATCACCCTATTGCACAAGCGATCTTAAATGCTTTTGGCAGTGGATTGGCCGCACCCTCGGCGAATCGTTCCGCGCATCTTAGCCCTACGCAAATCGAACATGTCCGACAGGAATTTGATAGTAAACTTGAACTTGTTATTGATGGTGGACCTTGTGCTATTGGCATTGAATCGACAATTATTGATGTCACTTTTGACGTTCCGCGAATACTTAGATTAGGTGCCATTTCTTTAGAGCAACTAAAATCCGTCATTCCTTACGAAATTGAAACAGCATTATCTCATCGCTTATCTAAAAAGCCATTATTAAGGCAAGTTTTCAAACAAGAATTAGAATGCCTCATCGATAATTATTTAAATCAGCATAAAACATTAACGGTGCTTGGATTGAGTCCAGCAAAGAAAAAATACAAAAAGTTAACTTGGATTTGTATGCCCACGGATGCTAGCCTATATGCCCAGGTGCTTTATAAATACTTGCATGAGGCCGAGCACCAGAGCAGTGATGAAATTTTGGTGGAATCGGTGCCCAAGCTCAAGGCATGGACTGGGATACAATCGATATTAGATAAACATTCTGCTTAA
- a CDS encoding c-type cytochrome produces MNKIILSTIYKFFKNLFFIVISFTLLSNLAFAGSNADTAKKNPELNIPYPTINYPKDVAVRKLIKRGEYLSKAGDCIACHTDTKHQGRPFAGGLGIYTPFGSIYSPNITPDKTTGIGAWSDKDFIRAMHEGIAPNGSYYFPVFPFASFTKINTNDLLAIKAYLFSLTPVKKANQANEMMWPFNWRFLQLGWRILFFRPGAYQTDHQQIESWNRGAYLVQGLGHCGMCHTPLNLLGAEKKKNYLTGGFIQGYYAPNISASGLKNISIDDIRAVFTQNKMLRNSGSVAGPMAEVNSNSLKYLTINDLNAMAIYLKTVKSKMPYSAFSGPITPKTGHKVYESYCAVCHASGAAGAPKLGDTVEWKKRLKQGKNIVYERAIHGFNSMPPKGTCTGCSDDAVKAAVDYLILNDQGGTAASIPLQEIPLSLEVGKQIYQQHCAVCHDNGKLGAPILGDKMSWKPIIAKNIDVLFAHTIFGYKKMPAKGDCKNCSNSELEASVKYMVEQSKTTGNYSLW; encoded by the coding sequence ATGAATAAAATAATCTTAAGCACTATCTATAAATTTTTTAAAAATTTATTTTTTATAGTGATATCATTCACATTACTATCAAACTTAGCATTTGCCGGCTCAAATGCTGATACAGCAAAAAAAAATCCTGAACTCAATATCCCCTACCCAACTATTAATTATCCTAAAGACGTTGCAGTACGCAAACTGATTAAGCGTGGTGAATATTTAAGTAAAGCCGGCGATTGTATCGCTTGTCATACCGATACTAAGCATCAAGGTAGACCCTTTGCCGGTGGGCTGGGAATTTATACGCCTTTCGGAAGCATCTACTCTCCCAATATAACACCAGATAAAACTACTGGCATAGGAGCATGGAGTGATAAAGATTTTATTCGTGCCATGCATGAAGGTATCGCTCCGAATGGAAGCTATTATTTCCCTGTATTTCCTTTCGCTAGCTTCACAAAAATCAATACCAACGATTTATTAGCGATCAAAGCCTATCTATTTAGTTTAACTCCTGTCAAAAAAGCTAACCAGGCCAATGAAATGATGTGGCCATTTAATTGGCGTTTTTTGCAATTAGGCTGGCGAATTTTATTTTTTCGCCCAGGGGCTTATCAAACCGATCACCAACAAATCGAGTCATGGAATCGGGGTGCTTATTTAGTCCAAGGTTTAGGTCACTGCGGCATGTGCCATACTCCTTTAAATTTATTAGGCGCAGAAAAAAAGAAAAACTATCTAACGGGTGGTTTTATTCAAGGTTATTATGCGCCTAACATTAGTGCAAGCGGCTTAAAAAACATCAGCATCGATGATATCCGCGCGGTGTTTACGCAAAACAAAATGTTAAGAAATTCAGGTAGCGTCGCGGGCCCCATGGCAGAGGTTAATAGTAACAGTCTTAAGTATTTAACCATTAACGATTTAAATGCGATGGCCATTTATTTAAAAACTGTAAAAAGTAAAATGCCTTATTCAGCTTTCAGTGGACCTATTACACCCAAAACCGGTCACAAAGTTTATGAGTCTTATTGTGCAGTTTGTCATGCCAGCGGAGCAGCCGGCGCTCCTAAGTTAGGTGATACCGTTGAATGGAAAAAACGTCTAAAACAAGGAAAAAATATTGTTTATGAAAGGGCCATACACGGTTTTAACTCGATGCCACCTAAAGGTACTTGCACCGGCTGCTCAGATGATGCAGTAAAAGCTGCGGTTGATTATCTCATCCTAAATGATCAGGGTGGAACGGCTGCTTCTATTCCTTTACAAGAAATTCCACTCAGTCTAGAAGTAGGAAAACAAATTTACCAACAACATTGTGCCGTCTGTCACGATAATGGGAAATTAGGCGCGCCGATATTAGGAGATAAGATGAGTTGGAAACCCATCATAGCAAAAAATATTGATGTGTTATTTGCGCATACTATTTTTGGGTATAAAAAAATGCCGGCAAAAGGTGACTGCAAAAATTGTAGTAATTCTGAATTGGAAGCGAGCGTAAAATATATGGTAGAACAAAGCAAAACTACTGGAAATTATTCCCTATGGTAA